Part of the Lolium rigidum isolate FL_2022 chromosome 6, APGP_CSIRO_Lrig_0.1, whole genome shotgun sequence genome, CTGGAGTGttcaggtttatcaaaccagtcaATTTCCTGGTGTATGATACATTGGAATGTCAGTGACCGTATGCGCTCCACAAGCTTCCCACCTGCTAGTCCAAACAGGAAGTACTCTATTGGAATCAGAACAAATGCGGAAGCACCCAGCATCACAAACATGCTTGCCCAGAACCTTGAGTCCTTTAGTAGTTCTGCTGGCGGCTCATAGAACGACTTTATTGCACTTGAAATCAATATTCCATATACAGGCAAAATGGTTCCATGCATTGCAGCAGCCATCGAACCAAGACCAAGAATGACAGCCTCTGGTTTGTTCAGATAGAAGAGTCGACTAATCGGAGCTTTCTTTCGACTACTAGATATTTTTTCTGCAGTCTCCTCTAGGTCTTGACCATTGTTGAATTCCATGGGATCCGATAGTCCATATGGAGCAGGGACGGTATGTCTACCGCTATGCCCAAAAGAAGAGCCTTTACTGGTTGACCTCCTAAATGAGGTACTTTGGCTGCTTAGTTTTTTAGTAGTAGACCTAGAGCCTAAACCATTCTTCATTATCACATCAGGGTCAACATTAGGGGCTTCTGCTTCCTGCAGGGTCTCTTGCAAGTGAATCAGCTGAGAGTAAGGACCTTCAGGTTTCTTCACCAGTTCTGCATGTGAACCTGCTCCGAATTCACATATCAGGCAGCATGTTATGTGCATAAGATTGGTAAATGAAAAGGAGTTGATATTTTTGGAGTGCCAAAGGGTATTCAGGTCATCATCCAACTAGTAAATTGAGTGTCACCAGGGATATATTTTTATATAGTTATTAAGAACCACTTCAATTTATCTAGTTAAGCAGTGTTCACAAGTACAAAGATGTGAAAATGACTTGCATGCTTTTAAGTAGCTGTAACATAATGCTGCACAGTGGGGTCTAAACTAGTTTCATTTACAAGACTAACATATTAATAGTGATACGAAAAAAAAGATGGGAGTGTGAGTGAAATATGCACATTCCGGTGCATAAGAATTAAGAAGATGAGTGAAATATCCACATTTACAAGACTAACATATTAATAGTGATACGAAAAACATGCTAGCACAAGAGAGTTAAAGGCTCCTTTTTATGACATTCATGAAGGGTAAAGCAGGAACACATTGACTAAAGTACACAGAGATTGCAGAAGGAATCTATTTTGAAACAGTGTACTTTCTGTACCGAAGTTCTCAATTCTCATATGCCGTACCTTGTTCCACAATCTTCCCATTTTGTAGGACGGATATGACATCGGCATTCTTTACTGTACTTAGGCGATGTGCAACAATGATTGTAGTTCTTTCTAACATTACCCTATCCAGAGCTTCTTGAACTACCCTCTCAGATTCCATATCCAATGCACTGGTTGCTTCATCAAGTAGCAATATCCTAGGGTTTTTTATAATCGCTCTAGCTATTGCTATTCTTTGCTTCTGTCCTCCAGACAGTTGAGTACCACGTTCCCCAACCATCGTCTCAATACCCTGCAATGTTTCACAAAATATACTTCAAATTAACCATGTGTAAGACAGCAACTGAAAAAATGTTATTGACATTTTAATTTCACATTGTACATTTGGCAATTTATCAATGAAATTTGCTGCATTTGCTAACTCGATTGCTCTTTTGATCTCTTCAGTAGTAAGATTATCCTTCCCATAGGCAATATTTTCCCTGATCGTACTTGAGAACAACACTGGCTCTTGGCTGACAAGACCAATCTTCCCTCTTATCCAGCCAAGATTCATTCTTCTAATGTCAACCCCATCAATCAAGACTTCCCCAGACTGTGGATCATAGAATCTCTCCACCAAACTGACAACAGTTGACTTTCCACTGCCACTCTCTCCAACTAGGGCAATTGTCATGCCACTTGGAACTTGTAAGGAGAATCCGTGAAATACCAAATGTTCAGGCCTGGAAGGATAGCTGAAGTACACGTCTTTCAGTTCAACATCACCCTTAATGTCTTCCAGGAAGATCCCTGTGGTGTCATATACATCAATATCTGGTTGTCTTTCAATTGTCTTGAACAACCTATATGCTGCTCCTTGACCTTCTGCAAAAGCTGTTATTGATGGTGATGCCTGACCTAAGGACCTGCACATGAGATATAACTTGATTAGAAACAAGATCTTGAAAACAGAGATGGAAGATCCTATTTGACATACTAGTTGATACCCCATGTGATGCCGCTGGTAAAGTATGTAGAAATACGAAGATGCCAAATTATTATGACCATAAGCATGAACAAATGAATTTTCCTTATGCCATATCTACTCATAGTACTTGAAAACAGAATGGATATTAGAGATAAAAATGAGTAAAATTGTCTAAATAAGATGTCAAAATTTTGAAAGGATTCCTTGAAAATAACCAAGTGTTTAATCAGATTTATGTCATTTATAGTGTTATTTATCAAATGTCCCATGTATGTCCTTCAAAGTTCGAGAAAGAAATGACCCACTACTAAAGAAAGTTTATACAAAATCTGAAGTGTACCCTATAATGCTCCCAACATCTTCATATGCACCGACCTAGCTATAATTTTTAGCCTTGAACTACATTCGTAACAAGTTTCAAATTTTAAATATGTAAACCATATATTTTTACTCAGAATATTACAGTGGTAAGGGTTAATGTACAAAACTTACATTGCGCCGACCATGACAGCCATCATAATATTGATAACTAGGCCACCATTGTATCCTCGGTCAACTATCAATTTAGATCCATACCAAACTGCTAACCCATAACTGCAAAACAAGATTCCCATTACTGAACCTACTCCAAGGCCACTGACAGCACCTTCTCGTCGAGCCGATTCATATGCTTTTCTTATGAACTTATTATATGTTGTTATAGCTTGCTTCTCACCATGAAACGAAACAACCTTCAAAGCATAAGCAGAGTAAGAAGAGAATAGTGGCTGCCAAGAACCAATAAAAAATATAAATGGCATCTCTATTTGGTGTGAGCCCCAaatgaagcaaaagaaaagaaaggaaaaaatacGTTCACAAAATATTTGTGTCCAAAATGGCCACATGAGTTTTGGCCAACTTTGGCTCCAAGACTTAGATAACCTCCAAAATTGGAACATTCCTAAAACTTTGCCATCGAACCAAACAGGTGCCAAATTTGGTAAAACTTTGGTAAGAAAAACTTTGCCCCCCATGGCCATGACTATGCAACCAAGTAGTTCTTAAGTATCCACTAGAACTTACCGTTCGAATGGCCCCAATAGTTTGCTCAACAATGTTTCCAGCATCACCATATTTTGCTTGCATTCTGCTGGAGAGATTCGTCATGATTCTTGACACAATAGCACCAGCCACAGCTACTGGCGGAATGCTTGAGAGCATGACAAGTGCCAGGAGCCATCCTCTCACAAATGCAATAATGAAGCCTCCAAAAAAGGTAGAAAGGAGTTGTATGCACATGCCAACCTAAGAGAAAATATGTGCACAGAAAAGTGTTAAATACTAATGGGATTTTAGTTATCTAAAGATGCTTTAAGATAAAGTTTTTACTGATATTTTCTGTAGTTATCTTATTTTTTGTGAACATATTATTAGGTTAGcacacaaaaaaatgaaaaatcattgTGCTATCTTCTATGTCAATAAGTATAACAAGGTTTGCCATTTTGGCAATAGGGATCTACTGAATATAGTGAAGCAATGAATGATAGAGCCACTTTATACACAAGCTTGGCCAAATTGGTCATCAGATTATAATATCTAACAATGCGTCGACGATGTGGCACAAGCTTACTCCTTTGTGTTCTCAAACAGCCTACCTTTTCTCCAATGGCATCTTGAATGAGGAATGTGTCTCCAGACATCCTCTCAACAACTTGCCCAGTGCTCATATCCTTGTCAAAAAATGCAATGTCCTGTCTGAGAATCGACTTGAGATACAGAGCTCTGATGCGTGCTGCCTGTCTTTCTCCAGTGATTGTCCAGCATGATACCTCTATCAAAATATCAAATTAGCCAATCAAGGAAGGAATGGAAGGAGTATTCTAGTAGTGTCTTAAAAATTACTCTGGACGGTCTCCGGCTTAGTATGAACTATTTAGTTCCTATAAATACACCAGGAAACAATGCTTTTGCATTTTCttgttgaaaaaaaaaactatggacAACTGTTCTGCAACATTTGTTTTGTAGGAACAGGCAGGGCAGGGAGTATCCGAATTCACATCACACTGAAAATCCAAAACAACATACCCATTACAAGAACCAAGAGTAGGCACCCCAAGTATAACATTCGAGCAAATTTTGTTATTGGTAGGATTCACTAATTGAAAGATCAAGCAACTTTTATTCAGAAAGATATCTCAATTTTTTGCAAATGAAAGGCACTCACGGAGTGTTGAAACCAGTCCTGCTCCAATGCCAAGATAAACAAAGTTAATGATCACCTGAAAGCAAAAAAGACCTGATTAGAAATTAAATAGGATGAAAATTAGTTCCCTGGTACAAGCATAGATGAGTTAAACCCTTGCCTTTATAATACTGCACATATATTCATACTTTTCATAAAGAATTGCCACCATAACTTCATATTTGAACAGTAAGCATTTATAAACATTTGTCAATAGGGTACTTCATATGAGTGCGACTTACTTAGATACGATGTACAACTCTGTGTGGAACTCTCTCATAAGTTCTATGTACATATATTGGCATCTTGCCTTGAATGGCAACGCATAtagtactaagagcatctccaccggcgccccccaaatataCCCCGGCAGGTGCATCGGCAGTGCCTTATTGGGGGTACCGGCACCTGCTCCCTCAATTTAGGGAGGGGCTGCACACACCGGcgaccccccccccaaaaaaaagtaAACTTTCAAAAAAAGTCAAAGACAGTGGACTTCATTCGAATTTGTATAAAGTTTGCCAAATTTAAACTACAAGATAATAAAATACCCTAATCTAATGACGGCGGTCAAACGCGTTGTAGTCTAAGTTGTCGGCACCGTCCTCGTTCAAGCCAAAGTCGaagtcgtcgttgtcgtcctccGAATTTGTCGCCAGTGTCGGAGCACCCCTGTCGAGGTCGACGACATTGCCGCTGTCGAGCGCCGACCACCACTCCGCCTACCATTCGGTCGCCACTGACACGCCCTCGTTGAACGACCGGTGCAACAAAAAATGCTGGCCCGGAAAGTCTTCTGGATTGTCGGCGCTGCACTAGGACTCCTGCATCTCTAGCTCCACCTCGCACCACTTCTTCTTTGGCAGCGGGAAAATTGGCGGGAGGTCTAGCGCCCTACGGCGCCCGAGGTAGAGGTGTCTGCGCGCCTCTACACTGCGGTCTCCTTCTTCGGGTGGAGGagcgccggcgccgaagatgaTCCACGCGGCGTGGATGATGATCCCGCCGGCCCGTCTCGGCGGCGGGTAGGGCGACGAGCGTTGCCATCCTCTAGAGCTAGAGCCAGAGCACGGCAAGCCCGAATGCGTTGCGGGAACGATGGACTAGGCCACGGGGAAGCACACCAGCCGACGAGGAGGGTCTTTGGCTCGACACCGGCGGTAGCCGTACGCAGTGAGCGTCTTATCGACGCCCCGCCCGTGCCACCACACGCGACGGCCGAGGCGTTTGAACCGACTAGAGTCGGGGCCGGCGAATTGGGCGATCTCGGCCTCCTGCTTGTGCTGGAACACCTCCGCCCACTCCTGACTTCTCGGCGCCCACATCGGCTCGTCGCACTACCGCGGCGGCATCTGCGCCCGGCATTCGTTGATGAGGGCGTGGAGTTCCGCCCGTTCCGGCAAAGGCGGGACAGCGTACCCGTCGTTCGATAGGTGCCACCTGTGCAGGAGGCGGTACTCTGGCGGCACGAGCAGCACGACCAAGCAACGTCACCTCGTCGATGGTGAAGTTGTGCGTCCGGTCTTCGCCGACGCCAGTGGATTTGGCGCCAGCTTCGTAGTTGTGCGCCATGGTGGTAGAGATGGTGGTTGTCGGTGGCTAGGGTTTTCGGAGGAGAGGGTGGGGGAATGGGCGGAGACGGGAGGGGGACGGGCGGTTTATAGCGGGCGACGGCCGTGCACATTCATGACACGGGAAGCTCAGCTGTCGGGATCTGGCGGGCAGCGTCCCATCGCATCGCCGCCTCGGGAACTAGCGCGCCAGTTGAAGACAACAGCTAGCCTTCTCCACGTGGTCATTTAAAAAGTGACGGGTGGTTAGTCTCAGTACCAAGGCAGCCCCACATGCCGAATCCTACGTGTCGCGAGGTGCCAGTGCCACTGTTTCGCGCCCAACGTGTAGGGGCCGGCACAAGTGTGCCGACGGTTTTATTAGGCTCGAAAACGTGTCGGCACATTATTGGGCACT contains:
- the LOC124663651 gene encoding ABC transporter B family member 5-like, translated to MGGRDQGGDTNMNDVNGGGSGESADHERQATTAASRVPLYRMFAFADMTDGALMAVGAASAVANGMAQPLMTFIFGDVIDAFGSAADSPEDVLHKVSKVIINFVYLGIGAGLVSTLQVSCWTITGERQAARIRALYLKSILRQDIAFFDKDMSTGQVVERMSGDTFLIQDAIGEKVGMCIQLLSTFFGGFIIAFVRGWLLALVMLSSIPPVAVAGAIVSRIMTNLSSRMQAKYGDAGNIVEQTIGAIRTVVSFHGEKQAITTYNKFIRKAYESARREGAVSGLGVGSVMGILFCSYGLAVWYGSKLIVDRGYNGGLVINIMMAVMVGAMSLGQASPSITAFAEGQGAAYRLFKTIERQPDIDVYDTTGIFLEDIKGDVELKDVYFSYPSRPEHLVFHGFSLQVPSGMTIALVGESGSGKSTVVSLVERFYDPQSGEVLIDGVDIRRMNLGWIRGKIGLVSQEPVLFSSTIRENIAYGKDNLTTEEIKRAIELANAANFIDKLPNGIETMVGERGTQLSGGQKQRIAIARAIIKNPRILLLDEATSALDMESERVVQEALDRVMLERTTIIVAHRLSTVKNADVISVLQNGKIVEQGSHAELVKKPEGPYSQLIHLQETLQEAEAPNVDPDVIMKNGLGSRSTTKKLSSQSTSFRRSTSKGSSFGHSGRHTVPAPYGLSDPMEFNNGQDLEETAEKISSSRKKAPISRLFYLNKPEAVILGLGSMAAAMHGTILPVYGILISSAIKSFYEPPAELLKDSRFWASMFVMLGASAFVLIPIEYFLFGLAGGKLVERIRSLTFQCIIHQEIDWFDKPEHSSGAIGARLSTDALNVKRLVGENLALNVQTVSTIIVGFTIAMVANWKLALIITVVVPFVGFQAYAQMKFLKGLNKNAKLKYEEASQVATDAVGGIRTVASFCAEQKVMDAYAKKCQSPTRQGMKEGVVGGLGFGFSFLVFYLTYALCFYVGAKFVHDGKATFPEVFRVFFVLVLAASGISRTSAIGADSTKANDSAISVFEILDRKSKIDSSSEEGMVIASVRGNIEFQKVCFYYPLRPSVQIFNDLSLKIPSGQTAALVGESGSGKSTAIALLERFYDPNSGKILLDGVDLQTLKVSWLRLQIGLVAQEPVLFNDTIRANIAYGKQGEASEEEIVAAAEASNAHQFISGLPDGYDTVVGERGIQLSGGQKQRVAIARAIVKDPKVLLLDEATSALDAESERVVQEALDRVMVGRTTVVVAHRLSTVKGADIISLVKNGTIVEKGRHEELMRIKDGAYASLVELSAT